From the genome of Rhizobium sp. NXC24, one region includes:
- a CDS encoding invasion associated locus B family protein gives MTFAVLNDMFSTKRLASVILVSSILCASSGMAQEQPAAGAAGSTNAGTQQNSAASPAAQQQPAPQARVQKFDDWYYRCVDGKAADGSATTNCEVAQIATVKQGEQDVNILTLAIAKAPATPAPTQKGGKQAASDLVLTTLVPLNMYLPAGLSIDASDKPVVQLAYRNCNQAGCWAQQKLDAKMVSALAKSSDGIGHVQMMNGQKVNIKFSLKGLDAALDALRKPASN, from the coding sequence ATGACGTTTGCCGTCTTGAATGACATGTTTTCCACCAAGCGCCTCGCATCCGTAATTCTCGTGTCCTCCATCCTGTGTGCGTCTTCGGGCATGGCTCAAGAGCAGCCGGCGGCAGGCGCGGCAGGGTCGACCAATGCTGGCACGCAACAGAATTCCGCTGCGAGCCCTGCGGCTCAACAGCAGCCGGCGCCGCAAGCCCGTGTGCAGAAATTTGACGACTGGTACTATCGCTGCGTCGATGGCAAGGCAGCGGACGGTTCCGCGACGACGAATTGCGAAGTGGCGCAGATCGCTACGGTGAAGCAGGGCGAGCAGGACGTCAACATACTGACCTTGGCGATTGCGAAAGCGCCTGCAACGCCTGCGCCCACGCAGAAAGGCGGGAAGCAGGCGGCGAGCGATCTCGTGCTGACGACGCTTGTGCCACTCAACATGTACCTGCCGGCGGGGCTCAGCATCGACGCGAGCGATAAGCCCGTCGTTCAGCTTGCCTATCGCAATTGCAACCAGGCCGGTTGCTGGGCGCAGCAGAAGCTGGATGCGAAGATGGTCTCGGCACTTGCAAAGTCGTCGGACGGGATCGGTCACGTGCAGATGATGAATGGCCAGAAGGTCAATATCAAATTCTCACTGAAGGGTTTGGACGCGGCTTTGGACGCGTTGCGGAAACCGGCTTCCAACTGA
- a CDS encoding ShlB/FhaC/HecB family hemolysin secretion/activation protein, with amino-acid sequence MTSARQPTADPRSLASTASSFIMRILVLLIAALTASMAVAQQSPNDDFARRHAQQNEEQRLDALRKSTPKPSEVPTEQQEAGAKKGGPCFAVTDVEVVGVKQFPAADIDKVTAPYRNRCIGVGDINTLLRDLTYLYLNRGFVTSRVYVPAQDIAKAKTLRLVAVEGDLSDIYINGKPAPGSGMLATAFPGMKDHIINLRDIEQGLDQINRLSSNNAKTAMLPGKTSGTSILNIENKPSYPWHVSFGNSNFGQEQTGYSKTSTSVGYDNLFGVNDQWSFGYEHTGPNYPWRDDGQGRSDSLTGNVSVPYGYWTLSVNGAWYGYDSSVPGNFGTLQTSGNSKQLGISADRVILRDKDSITTLNSGLTYKETNNFLLGSKIEVGSRKYTVGDLGISHSRRMLGGLWVFDLSYNQGLNLFDAVDPGDAGAGNADPRFSKFTGTITLTRPLQLGEQSFEVNSILTGQYSPDNLFGAEQISLGSNSTVRGTRESTLYGNDGFFIRNDLVWRTQPFADNAALAKMLGEFRPYLGLDYGRIASQTRYQIEGGDMLGWTVGAKLAGGNLNLDIGYSDVLASTVDKKNTGLLFVSSSVRW; translated from the coding sequence ATGACCTCGGCCCGCCAACCGACGGCTGATCCACGCAGCCTTGCCTCCACGGCGTCCTCCTTCATCATGCGTATCCTTGTGTTGCTTATCGCAGCTTTGACGGCGTCGATGGCGGTTGCGCAGCAATCGCCAAATGACGATTTCGCCCGCCGTCATGCGCAGCAGAATGAAGAACAGCGCCTCGATGCGCTGCGCAAGAGCACGCCGAAGCCCTCGGAGGTGCCAACCGAGCAGCAAGAAGCGGGAGCGAAAAAAGGCGGCCCCTGTTTCGCGGTCACGGATGTTGAGGTGGTGGGGGTCAAACAATTCCCGGCCGCCGATATCGACAAGGTGACGGCACCCTATCGCAACCGTTGCATCGGTGTCGGTGACATCAACACGTTGCTCCGCGATCTGACCTATCTCTATCTCAACAGGGGTTTCGTCACCTCGCGTGTCTACGTGCCGGCGCAAGACATTGCCAAGGCGAAGACATTGCGTCTGGTCGCTGTCGAGGGCGATCTCTCCGACATCTATATCAACGGCAAGCCGGCTCCGGGCTCCGGCATGCTTGCCACCGCCTTTCCCGGTATGAAGGACCATATCATCAACCTGCGCGACATCGAGCAGGGCCTCGACCAGATCAATCGGCTAAGTTCCAACAACGCCAAGACGGCAATGCTGCCGGGTAAGACCAGCGGCACGTCTATCCTCAATATCGAGAACAAGCCCAGCTATCCCTGGCACGTCTCCTTCGGCAACAGCAACTTCGGCCAAGAGCAGACGGGATACTCAAAGACATCGACCTCTGTCGGTTACGACAACCTCTTCGGCGTCAATGATCAGTGGAGCTTTGGCTACGAGCATACGGGGCCGAACTATCCCTGGCGCGATGACGGCCAGGGCCGGAGCGATAGCTTGACCGGCAATGTCAGCGTCCCCTACGGCTATTGGACGCTCTCGGTAAACGGCGCCTGGTACGGCTATGACAGCTCGGTTCCCGGCAATTTCGGGACCTTGCAGACGTCGGGCAATTCCAAGCAGCTCGGGATCAGCGCCGACCGCGTCATCCTCCGCGACAAGGATTCGATCACCACCTTAAACAGCGGCCTGACCTACAAGGAAACCAACAATTTCCTGCTCGGGAGCAAGATCGAGGTCGGCAGCCGCAAATATACCGTCGGGGACCTCGGCATCTCGCACTCGCGGCGCATGCTTGGAGGTCTCTGGGTCTTTGATCTTTCCTACAACCAGGGTCTCAACCTCTTTGATGCCGTCGACCCCGGTGATGCCGGGGCAGGCAATGCCGATCCGCGGTTCTCAAAGTTCACCGGCACCATCACCTTGACCCGGCCACTCCAGCTCGGCGAACAGAGCTTCGAGGTGAATTCGATCCTGACCGGACAATATTCACCGGACAATCTCTTTGGAGCCGAACAGATCTCGCTCGGCAGCAATTCCACCGTTCGCGGTACGCGCGAGAGCACGCTTTACGGCAATGACGGCTTTTTCATCCGCAATGATCTCGTCTGGCGGACGCAGCCCTTCGCCGACAATGCCGCCCTGGCAAAAATGCTCGGCGAGTTCCGCCCCTATCTCGGGCTCGACTACGGGCGGATCGCCTCTCAGACGCGCTATCAAATCGAGGGCGGCGACATGCTCGGCTGGACCGTTGGCGCGAAGCTCGCAGGCGGCAATCTCAATCTCGACATCGGCTATTCCGACGTGCTGGCCAGCACTGTCGATAAAAAGAATACGGGACTGCTTTTCGTTAGCTCCTCCGTACGGTGGTAA
- the xth gene encoding exodeoxyribonuclease III gives MKLASFNVNGINGRLDILLHWLAEASPDVVCLQELKAPDEKFPQRALERAGYGAIWNGQKSWNGVAILAKGHEPIETRRGLPDNLDDTHSRYIEAAVNGMLIGCLYLPNGNPVPGPKFDYKLRWFRRLTAHAEGLLALQIPVALVGDFNVMPTDLDVYAPERWRDDALFRPEVRAAYRDLVAQGWTDALRHLYPNKRIYTFWKYFRNAFARDAGLRIDHVLLSPVLADDLIRAGVDKSIRALPHASDHAPVWIELRD, from the coding sequence GTGAAGCTCGCAAGTTTCAATGTCAACGGCATCAACGGCCGCCTCGACATTCTCCTGCATTGGCTGGCGGAGGCTTCTCCGGATGTGGTCTGCCTGCAGGAATTGAAGGCACCTGACGAGAAATTCCCTCAGCGGGCTCTCGAAAGGGCCGGATATGGGGCGATCTGGAATGGCCAGAAAAGCTGGAACGGCGTTGCGATTTTGGCGAAGGGACACGAGCCGATCGAGACGCGCCGCGGGCTTCCAGACAATTTAGACGATACGCACAGCCGCTATATCGAGGCGGCGGTCAACGGGATGCTCATCGGATGCCTTTATCTTCCGAACGGCAATCCGGTGCCCGGGCCCAAGTTTGATTACAAGCTGCGCTGGTTCCGGCGCCTGACTGCTCATGCTGAAGGACTGCTCGCGCTTCAGATTCCTGTCGCGCTCGTCGGCGACTTCAACGTCATGCCGACCGATCTCGATGTCTATGCGCCTGAGCGCTGGCGCGATGATGCGCTGTTTCGACCGGAAGTGAGGGCAGCTTACCGGGATCTTGTTGCTCAAGGGTGGACGGATGCGTTGCGCCATCTTTACCCGAATAAGCGCATCTACACTTTCTGGAAATATTTCCGCAACGCCTTCGCACGAGATGCGGGCTTGCGCATAGACCATGTCCTGCTCAGCCCCGTATTGGCAGATGACCTCATTCGGGCAGGTGTCGACAAGTCGATTCGCGCTCTGCCTCATGCGAGCGATCATGCCCCGGTCTGGATCGAACTTAGAGACTGA